The following proteins are co-located in the Rhea pennata isolate bPtePen1 chromosome 2, bPtePen1.pri, whole genome shotgun sequence genome:
- the SRI gene encoding sorcin: MAYPGQPAAAGGYYQGGYGGAPGGPAFPGQAQDPLYGYFAAVAGQDGQIDADELQRCLTQSGIAGAYKPFNLETCRLMISMLDRDMSGTLGFNEFKELWAVVNGWRQHFISFDNDRSGTVDRQELEKALTNMGFRLSPQAVSAITRRYSTRGKITFDDYIACCVKLRALTECFRRRDASQQGFVNFQYDDFIQCVMSI, translated from the exons ATGGCGTACCCGgggcagcccgccgccgccggcggttACTACCAGGGCGGG TATGGAGGAGCTCCAGGAGGACCAGCGTTCCCTGGACAAGCTCAGGATCCTTTGTATGGTTATTTTGCTGCAGTGGCTGGGCAG GATGGACAAATAGATGCTGATGAGCTACAGAGATGTCTGACCCAGTCAGGGATCGCAGGAGCATATAAAC ctTTCAACTTAGAGACTTGCAGACTCATGATCTCGATGCTGGAT AGAGATATGTCTGGTACACTGGGATTTAATGAGTTTAAAGAACTCTGGGCTGTGGTCAATGGCTGGAGGCAACACTTCATAAGTTTTGACAACGACAGAAGTGGCACAGTGGATCGTCAAGAACTAGAGAAAGCCTTGACAAACATGG gATTTAGATTGAGCCCACAGGCAGTGTCAGCAATCACAAGGCGATACAGCACCCGTGGAAAGATTACATTTGATGATTACATTGCCTGCTGTGTAAAACTCAGAGCTCTCACAG aaTGTTTTAGAAGAAGAGATGCATCTCAGCAAGGTTTTGTAAACTTCCAGTATGATGAT ttcatacAGTGTGTAATGAGCATCTAA